GTCATCGACCTCCTGGGAGAGGCATGGAAGGCGTCGCGCCGCGATGCCAAGGGATTCGCCGCGCTGGGCGAGGTCGGCAAGCTGGCCGGCAATCGTTCGAGCTTTGACGTGCGCAACTACGGTTACACCCGCCTGTCCGACCTGTTCGAGGACATTCCGCAATTCCAGGTCGAGCGGCGGGAGCCGGGCAACCAGCTCTTCGTGAAACGCTTGCGCTAGACGGACCTGCCAGGGGCGGGTGGGCACTATCAGCTGCCTTGGCCGTTCGATGACAAACCGCTGAGAGGGAGCGTTAGACGAATGGTCGACAAATCAGAGAAATTTCAGTGGCTCGTGCGCCTTGGCTATGCCGCGCGCGGGCTTACCTATCTTTTGCTCGGCTACATGGCGCTCGGCACCCGCGCCACGCCGGATGAAGGCAATCAGGCTGTGTTCGAGATGATCCAGGATGTGCCCCTTGGCGAGCCGTTGCTCTATGTGATGGCCCTGGGTCTGGCGGCCTACTGCATCTTCAAGTTCGCTTCCGCCATCGGCGACGTGCAGCATCGCGGATCCGACAAGATGGGCATTGCCAAGCGCGTGGGTGATGCGGCCAGCGGCGTGGCCTACGCCGTGCTCGCCTGGGCTGCCGTAGAATTTGCAGGTGCCGGACGCCAGAATGCCGAAAGCGGTCAGACGGCGCAGGCGACGAGCACGGTTCTGGACTGGACCCTTGGCGATGTTCTGGTGGGCCTTGTCGGTCTCGGATTTATTGCCGGTGGGATCATGCAGGCCAAAAAGGCGGCCACAGCCGATTTCATGCACCGGATGGCGGGCGATACGCCGCAGCAGGTCGAACTGGTCGGCCGCCTCGGCCATGCGGCGCGCGCGGTCGTCTTCGCCATCGTTGGCTGGTCGCTGATGCAGGCCGCCTGGTTCGACAGCGAGAGCCAGGTCAAAGGCATCGGCGAGGCGCTGATGGGCCTTCGTCAGAGCGGCCTGGGCTACACGCTGGTGGCGATCGGGCTGATGCTGTTCGGTGTGTTCAGCCTGGTTGCGGCGCGCTACCGCATCATTCCCGACTTCGGCGCCGAGGGCCTGAAGCCAAAGCTGCGCTGATCAGCCCTGGCAGTTTACCGTCCCTGACCCGGTGAACACCACCCGGTCATAGGGGTCGTAAAGCCAGATCGTGCCGTTGAAGGTGCCCCCCTCCGCCGTGCTGGAGGGTGGCACATCCTCTAGTTCCAGCCGCAGCTTGTATTCACGCGAGTTGTACAGCGTGCGGGTGTTTGCCGGCAACTCGCGGGAACCGACGTCGGCGACAAAGCGGACCATCTCGCCACCGATGTTCATGTAGGCGTCCGTCTCGCGAGCGATGACGCGTGCGCCCATGCTCATCCCCGGCGCATAGGCGCACTGCGCGCCGCCCACCAGGTCGTTGGCCTCGAGATCAGGATAGGTGATCGCGTCAGGCACGATCTCGCTAAGCCGGGGCGGTGCATCGTTCACTTGCCGAACCCTCTCGGCCAGCTCAGCATTGGCGGCCGCCTGCGCGGCTGGATCGGGCTCGTCTGCACAGGCGGACAGCAGCAGCAAAGGCAAGGCAAGAACGGCTGTAACTCGCATCAGTGTCTCCCGAACAGTTTTTCGACGTCGCGCATCGACAGCTTCACCCAGGTCGGCCGTCCGTGATTGCACTGACCCGATCGCGGCGTTGTTTCCATCTCTCTAAGCAACGCATTCATTTCCGCAACATTGAGCGGGCGCCCTGCCCGCACCGACCCATGACACGCCATGGTGGCAAGCACATGCTCGATTTTTTCGGACAGCAGCAACGAGGCACCGTGGCTGGCGATGTCGTCCGCCAGATCGCGGAGCAAAGCCGCGGGATTGGACGTGCGCAGCGCGGCAGGCACGGCGCGCACCAGCATGGCGCCGGGTCCGAAACGTTCGATGACAAGGCCAAGCGTGGCAAAATGCTGGGCGTGGTCCTCCAGCCGGTCGCAATCCGCTTCCTCCAGTTCGACAACCTCGGGCATCAGCAGCGCCTGGCTGGCAGCGACGCTGTCCCCCGCCCCGGCAGCGCGCAGGCGTTCCAGCACGATGCGTTCGTGCGCGGCATGTTGGTCGACGATGACGAGCCCGTCGGCGGCTTCGGCTACGATGTAGGTCGTCGCAACCTGGCCTCGAGCGATGCCCAGGGGGTAGTCGGCGCCGTCCTCTGGCACGGGCTCGGCCAGTTCGGCCCGCCCCTGCGGCAGGGCGTCGGTCTGCGTTGGCGAGTCCCACCTCGCACGCGCCTCGGCCACGCGCGCCTGCGATGGTGCCCCCCAATCGCCGCCCGCAAAGATGGATCGCATGGCGGGCGAAGGCTCACCGCCAAGCGGTTCCGCCTGCCAGCGACCCATCGCGCCGCTGTCGGGCGCCTGCGCGCTTCGCCGGTCGCCGGTGGACAAGGCCTGGCGCAGTCCCGACACGATAAACCCGCGCACCGCTGCGGCATCACGGAAGCGGACCTCCGTCTTGGCCGGATGCACGTTCACGTCGACGTCGGCAGCGGGAATGTCCAGGAACAGCGCCAGCACCGCGTGCCGGTCCCGCGCGAGCATATCGGCATAGGCGCCGCGAACCGCGCCGATCAGCAACCGGTCCTTCACCGGGCGACCGTTCACGAACAGGTACTGGTGATCAGCGACGCCGCGGTTGTAGGTAGGCAGGCCCGCTATGCCCGACAGGCGCATCACGCCTTCCTCGCCATCACGCGCGATGTCGATGACCACGCCGTTGTCGGCCAGTTCACGCGCCACGATCTGCGCCACGCGATCTGCCGTCTCCTGCCCCTCTCGCACCGAGAATATGCGCCGATCGCCGTGTTCGAAGGTGAACCCTACGTCCGGCCGGGCCATCGCCAGGCGCCTGACGACATCGTGGCAGGCGGCATATTCGCTGCGCGGCGTGCGCAGGAACTTGCGCCGCGCCGGCACCTTGGCGAACAGGTTCTCCACCCGCACGCGCGTGCCGGGGGGCAATCCGGCGGGTCCTTCGGCGACCGGCGCGCCATGGTCGACCACCCGGCGCCAGCCCTCGGCCACGCCGGGAGGCCGGCTCTCGATGGTCAGCCGCGCGACGCTGGCGATGGAGGGCAGCGCCTCGCCGCGAAAGCCCAGTGTCACCACCTGTTCGATGGCTCCGTCCTCTCCCACAAGCGATTCTGGCATCTTGGACGTGGCATGTCGTTCCAGCGCCAGTTCCATTTCGGCTGCCGTCATGCCGCAGCCATCATCGACGACCTCGATCGCGCCCAGCCCGCCATCGACGATCGTCACACTGATGCGGCGCGCGCCGGAATCGATGGCGTTTTCCACCAGTTCCTTCAACGCGGACGCCGGTCGCTCGACCACTTCGCCCGCGGCGATGCGATTGACGAGCGTCTCTGGCAGGCGGCGGATTTCGGGCATCGTGCCATCTTAACGACCGGACGCTGTGTTTTCGAGATGAACCGGGGCGAATCTGCGCTGTTGTAGACAAATTTTTTGCCCTTTGGAGCGGACACGCGCTAAGTGGCGTCTCATTTCGCAGCCCCCGCCCCGCCCCCGCGCGATTCCGCGCGCTTGCGGCCTCACCTTCAGGATACGGATTTCTCGATGGGTTCCTTCTTTTCCAATTTCTTCAAGTTCGGTTCGCAGAACATGGCCATCGACCTCGGCACCGCCAACACGCTGGTGTACGTGCAGGATCGCGGCATCGTCCTGAACGAGCCGTCCGTCGTCGCCATCGAGACGCTGAACGGGGTGAAGCGGGTGAAGGCCGTGGGCGAGGATGCGAAGATGATGATGGGCAAGACGCCCGACAGCATCGAGGCAATCCGGCCGCTGCGCGATGGCGTGATCGCCGACATCGAGATCGCGGAAGAGATGATCAAGCACTTCATCCGCAAGGTCCACAACCGCAAGACGCTGCTGCGTTACCCTGAAATCGTGATCTGCGTGCCTTCGGGCTCCACCAGCGTGGAACGTCGCGCCATCCGCGATGCCGCCAGCAATGCCGGCGCCAGCGAGGTTTTCCTGATCCTCGAGCCGATGGCCGCCGCAATCGGTGCGGACATGCCGGTGACCGAGCCTGTGGGTTCCATGGTCGTCGACATCGGCGGCGGCACCACCGAGGTCGCGGTGCTCAGCTTGCGCGGTCTCGCCTACACCACCTCGGTCCGTACCGGGGGTGACAAGATGGACGAAGCCATCGTCAGTTACGTGCGCCGCCATCACAACCTGCTGATCGGCGATGCCACGGCAGAGCGGATCAAGAAGGAATACAGCGTCGCCACCGTGCCGGACGACGGCGTGGGCGAAACGATCGTCATCAAGGGCCGCGACCTCGTCAACGGCGTGCCGAAGGAAATCAACATCAACCAGGCCCATGTCGCCGAGGCTCTCAGCGAACCGATCGGTGCCATCGTGGAAGGCGTGCGCATCGCGCTGGAAAACACCGCCCCCGAACTGGCCGCCGACATCGTCGATCAGGGCATCGTGCTGACCGGCGGCGGGGCGCTGATTGGCGGGCTGGATGCACACATTCGCGAGGAAACCGGCCTGCCGGTCAGCATTGCCGAGGATCCGCTGACCTGCGTGGCAATCGGCACCGGCAAGGCGATGGAGGACCCGATCTACCGCGGCGTCCTGATGACCGCCTGAGGGCGCAACACTGGCATTAGGGGAGCGGGCCACCCATGGCACCGCCGTCGGCACAGATAACCGGATCGAACAAGCGGGCGCAACTCGGCCGCTTCGCCGGGTTCGCTTTCGCCACGCTGGGCGCAGCGCTTGGTGCGCTGTTGCTCATCATCTCGCTATGGCGGCCCGAAACGTTCAACGGCCTGCGCTCCATGGCAGCCGATGCGGCGAGCCCGGTGGGCGAGGCCGGCGCCAGCACGCGCACCGGATCGCGCAGCTTCTTCGAAGCCATCGCCGGATACTACAACGCCGGAAGCCGCAACGCGCAGCTTGAGCGGGAATTGCAGATCGCCCGGGTGAAGGCAGCCGAAATGGAGGCCCTGGAAGAAGAGAACGCGCGCCTGCGCGGCGTGCTTCGCCTGGCGCAGAGCGAAGGCGAAAGCCGCCCGGTCGCCACAGGGCGCCTGATCGGGTCCAGCTCTACCAGCACCCGCCGGTTCGGATACCTGTCCGCCGGCCGCGGCGACGGGGTGAAGGTCGGTATGCCCGTCACCTCGCCCATGGGCCTTGTCGGTCGCATTCTGGAGGTCGGCCAGTCGACCTCGCGGGTGCTGCTATTGACCGACAACGAGAGTATCGTGCCCGTGCGGCGCGCTACCGACGATGTCGTCGCCTTTGCCGAAGGGCGCGCCGATGGATCGCTGCGCATCCGCCTCATCAACCTCGGCATCAATCCCCTGGAGGAGGGCGACATTTTCGTCACCTCCGGCGCGGGTGGCCTGTTCCGCCCCGGTGTGGCGGTCGCCATGGTAACCCGGATTACCGACGATGGCGCCATCGGCCAGTTGCTCAGCAATCCGGCAGCGACGGACTTCGTCGTGGTCGAACCGATTTTCGAACCCGCCTCCCTGCAAATGGCCCGGACGCCGCTGCTCACGGAGCAGGCGGGTGACGAAGACGAATGATGGAGCGGCTCAGTTCCAGCGCCCGGCATGACCGGTTCGGCAGCAAGATCAACCGGGACCATTCTCCCGTCCTCGCCTTCGGCATCCCGTGGTTGACGATCCTGCTTGCCTCGCTGGTGCCGTTGTTGCCGGTAATCGCGCCGGCGCCTTTGCTGCCGCCGTTCGGTTTTATCGCGCTCCTCGCCTGGCGCATGGCGCGCCCTGGCCTGCTCCCGCTGTGGGCGGGGCTGCCGCTCGGTCTGTTCGACGATCTGTATTCCGGTCAGCCGCTCGGCTCGGGCATCCTGCTGTTCTCCCTCACCATGATCGCCATCGAAATGATCGAGATGCGTTTTCCCTGGCGCGGGTTCTGGCAGGATTGGGCGGTGGCGAGCGTTTTCATCGTCCTCTATATCGGCCTTTGCGCGCTGTTCTCCGGCACGCCGCTCTCGCTCAGCCAGACACCGTTGCTGCTGCCGCAACTGGGCCTTTCCATTCTGCTGTTTCCGATGGTCGCACGCCTCGTCACCGCGCTCGATAATCTTCGGTTAAAGCGCGTTAGGCGATTTGGCTGACATGGATCGCCACATAACCACCAACCAGCTGAAGGACGTGTTCGACCGCCGCAGCTTCGTGATCGGCGCCGTGCAGGGCGGCATCGGCCTGCTGCTGGCCGCACGCATGGGCTACATCGCTGTCGCCGAGAACGAGAAATACACGCTCGAGGCCGAGAGCAACCGGGTCAACCTGTCGCTGATACCGCCCCGCCGCGGGTGGATCCTCGATCGCAACGGCTCGCCCCTCGCCTCGAACCGCGCCGACTTCCGCGTCGACGTTATCCCCGAGCGGGTTCACGACGCCGGACGCACGGTGGACCTGTTGAGCGAGCTGCTCGATTTCACCCCGGTCGAAAAGGCGGATCTGCTGCAACGGGTGGAGGACGGGCGCGGCTTTTCCGCCGTCGCCGTGGCGAGCGGGTTGGCGTTCGACAAGTTTGCTGCCGTCAGCGTGCGCCTGCCGGAATTGCCGGGCGTGATCCCCCAGCGCGGCTTCTCGCGGTTCTACCCGACCGGCCCTTCGGTCGGTCACCTGCTCGGCTACGTCGGCGCGCCAAGCCGCGAGGAGTACGAGCAAGACCCCGAGCCGCTGCTGCTCACCCCCGGCTTCAAGATGGGGAAAGACGGGATGGAGCAGCAGTTCGAGACGACACTGCGCGGCGTTCCCGGCGCACGGCGCGTGGAGGTGACCGCGGGTGGGCGCATCGTGCGCGATCTCGACACGCGCGAGGATGTCCAGGGCAACCCGATCCGCCTTACGATCGATGGCCCGTTGCAGGATTATGCCGCGCGCCGCCTCGGCCTCGAATCCGGGTCCGTGGTGGTAATCGACTGCCTGACCGGCGACCTGCTGGCCATGGCCTCGATGCCCAGCTTCGATCCCAACAGCTTTTCCGATGGTATCGGCCGCGTCGAATATTCGATGCTGGCAGAGAACGACCGGGTGCCGCTGCGCAACAAGATCCTGCAAGGGCTTTATCCGCCCGGCTCCACCGTCAAGCCGATGATCTCCATGGCGTTCCTGGAACAGGGCCTTTCGCCCGATGCGAGCGTAGGCTG
This is a stretch of genomic DNA from Aurantiacibacter arachoides. It encodes these proteins:
- a CDS encoding DUF1206 domain-containing protein is translated as MVDKSEKFQWLVRLGYAARGLTYLLLGYMALGTRATPDEGNQAVFEMIQDVPLGEPLLYVMALGLAAYCIFKFASAIGDVQHRGSDKMGIAKRVGDAASGVAYAVLAWAAVEFAGAGRQNAESGQTAQATSTVLDWTLGDVLVGLVGLGFIAGGIMQAKKAATADFMHRMAGDTPQQVELVGRLGHAARAVVFAIVGWSLMQAAWFDSESQVKGIGEALMGLRQSGLGYTLVAIGLMLFGVFSLVAARYRIIPDFGAEGLKPKLR
- the mutL gene encoding DNA mismatch repair endonuclease MutL: MPEIRRLPETLVNRIAAGEVVERPASALKELVENAIDSGARRISVTIVDGGLGAIEVVDDGCGMTAAEMELALERHATSKMPESLVGEDGAIEQVVTLGFRGEALPSIASVARLTIESRPPGVAEGWRRVVDHGAPVAEGPAGLPPGTRVRVENLFAKVPARRKFLRTPRSEYAACHDVVRRLAMARPDVGFTFEHGDRRIFSVREGQETADRVAQIVARELADNGVVIDIARDGEEGVMRLSGIAGLPTYNRGVADHQYLFVNGRPVKDRLLIGAVRGAYADMLARDRHAVLALFLDIPAADVDVNVHPAKTEVRFRDAAAVRGFIVSGLRQALSTGDRRSAQAPDSGAMGRWQAEPLGGEPSPAMRSIFAGGDWGAPSQARVAEARARWDSPTQTDALPQGRAELAEPVPEDGADYPLGIARGQVATTYIVAEAADGLVIVDQHAAHERIVLERLRAAGAGDSVAASQALLMPEVVELEEADCDRLEDHAQHFATLGLVIERFGPGAMLVRAVPAALRTSNPAALLRDLADDIASHGASLLLSEKIEHVLATMACHGSVRAGRPLNVAEMNALLREMETTPRSGQCNHGRPTWVKLSMRDVEKLFGRH
- a CDS encoding rod shape-determining protein, producing the protein MGSFFSNFFKFGSQNMAIDLGTANTLVYVQDRGIVLNEPSVVAIETLNGVKRVKAVGEDAKMMMGKTPDSIEAIRPLRDGVIADIEIAEEMIKHFIRKVHNRKTLLRYPEIVICVPSGSTSVERRAIRDAASNAGASEVFLILEPMAAAIGADMPVTEPVGSMVVDIGGGTTEVAVLSLRGLAYTTSVRTGGDKMDEAIVSYVRRHHNLLIGDATAERIKKEYSVATVPDDGVGETIVIKGRDLVNGVPKEININQAHVAEALSEPIGAIVEGVRIALENTAPELAADIVDQGIVLTGGGALIGGLDAHIREETGLPVSIAEDPLTCVAIGTGKAMEDPIYRGVLMTA
- the mreC gene encoding rod shape-determining protein MreC, with the translated sequence MAPPSAQITGSNKRAQLGRFAGFAFATLGAALGALLLIISLWRPETFNGLRSMAADAASPVGEAGASTRTGSRSFFEAIAGYYNAGSRNAQLERELQIARVKAAEMEALEEENARLRGVLRLAQSEGESRPVATGRLIGSSSTSTRRFGYLSAGRGDGVKVGMPVTSPMGLVGRILEVGQSTSRVLLLTDNESIVPVRRATDDVVAFAEGRADGSLRIRLINLGINPLEEGDIFVTSGAGGLFRPGVAVAMVTRITDDGAIGQLLSNPAATDFVVVEPIFEPASLQMARTPLLTEQAGDEDE
- the mreD gene encoding rod shape-determining protein MreD codes for the protein MTILLASLVPLLPVIAPAPLLPPFGFIALLAWRMARPGLLPLWAGLPLGLFDDLYSGQPLGSGILLFSLTMIAIEMIEMRFPWRGFWQDWAVASVFIVLYIGLCALFSGTPLSLSQTPLLLPQLGLSILLFPMVARLVTALDNLRLKRVRRFG